One genomic segment of Brassica napus cultivar Da-Ae chromosome A3, Da-Ae, whole genome shotgun sequence includes these proteins:
- the LOC106437576 gene encoding uncharacterized GPI-anchored protein At1g61900-like isoform X2, whose amino-acid sequence MVKFAGYLVHGFLLFIIWLSSFQEVASQYKFNDHSSKTTTFELANPPGTGVSGPIQVSPSVIPKYESPPLPWTPPMYPTFPDTYQPKLTGKCPADFQAISAVIDTAASDCSQPFAALVGNVICCPQFVSLLHIFQGQHNLKKSEKLVVPDSVAADCFSDLVSILVSKRANMTIPELCSVTSSNLTGGSCPVQDVAGFEKAVNGSRLLDACRTVDPLKECCRPVCQGAIMEAALAISSGGSNNNVNALNDCKNVVFSYVSRKLPADKANAAFRILSSCKVNKACPLEFKEPTEVVKACRNAAAPSPSCCSSLNAYISGIRNQMLITNKQAIVCSTVIGSMLRKGGVMTDIYKLCDVDLKDFSVQAYGMQQGCLLRSYPADLIFDNTTGYSFTCDLTDNIAAPWPSSASVSSLSLCAPEMSLPALPTSQQTHINHGFHDEAFGALRLIIILVSVVYGAVRHQNEI is encoded by the exons ATGGTGAAATTCGCAG GTTATTTGGTGCATGGCTTCTTGTTATTTATTATCTGGTTATCAAGCTTCCAAGAAGTAGCTTCTCAGTATAAATTTAATGACCACAGTAGCAAAACCACTACCTTTGAGTTAGCAAATCCACCTGGTACTGGAGTATCCGGTCCCATTCAAGTATCACCTTCCGTCATCCCCAAATACGAATCCCCTCCTCTACCCTGGACACCACCAATGTACCCTACTTTCCCTGATACATACCAACCGAAGCTAACCGGTAAATGCCCCGCAGACTTCCAAGCAATCTCAGCTGTTATAGATACAGCAGCCTCTGATTGCTCCCAGCCGTTTGCAGCACTTGTCGGAAACGTGATATGCTGTCCACAGTTCGTTAGTTTGCTTCATATCTTCCAAGGACAGCACAACTTGAAGAAGTCTGAAAAGTTGGTTGTACCTGATTCAGTTGCTGCAGATTGTTTTTCGGATCTTGTTAGTATCCTCGTCAGCAAAAGAGCCAACATGACAATACCTGAGCTTTGTTCTGTAACGTCTTCGAATCTCACTGGGGGTTCTTGTCCTGTGCAAGATGTGGCAGGGTTCGAGAAAGCTGTTAACGGTAGTAGATTACTTGACGCGTGTCGCACTGTTGACCCTCTTAAAGAGTGTTGCAGGCCGGTTTGCCAAGGTGCGATTATGGAAGCTGCGCTTGCTATCTCTTCAGGAGGATCAAACAACAACGTCAACGCCCTTAACGACTGCAAGAATGTGGTGTTTTCGTATGTCTCAAGGAAGCTTCCTGCTGACAAAGCAAACGCAGCGTTTAGAATATTATCGTCTTGCAAAGTCAACAAAG CTTGCCCTTTGGAGTTTAAGGAGCCAACGGAAGTGGTCAAGGCTTGCCGTAATGCGGCTGCTCCAAGCCCTTCTTGCTGTAGCTCGTTGAATGCGTATATTTCTGGGATACGTAACCAAATGCTGATAACGAACAAGCAGGCCATAGTCTGCTCAACAGTCATCGGTTCTATGCTACGGAAAGGTGGTGTCATGACAGATATCTATAAGCTTTGTGATGTCGATCTAAAAGATTTTAGTGTCCAAG CATATGGAATGCAACAAGGTTGTCTTCTCAGAAGCTATCCTGCAGACTTGATATTTGACAACACAACAGGGTACAGTTTCACATGTGATCTGACGGATAATATTGCTGCGCCGTGGCCATCTTCAGCGTCAGTGTCTTCTTTGTCTCTCTGTGCTCCTg AGATGTCATTACCTGCCTTGCCAACATCGCAGCAGACCCATATAAATCACG GGTTTCACGATGAGGCGTTTGGAGCGTTGCGTCTCATTATTATTTTGGTCTCTGTGGTGTATGGTGCTGTGAGACATCAAAATGAGATTTAg
- the LOC106437576 gene encoding uncharacterized GPI-anchored protein At1g61900-like isoform X1, with the protein MVKFAGYLVHGFLLFIIWLSSFQEVASQYKFNDHSSKTTTFELANPPGTGVSGPIQVSPSVIPKYESPPLPWTPPMYPTFPDTYQPKLTGKCPADFQAISAVIDTAASDCSQPFAALVGNVICCPQFVSLLHIFQGQHNLKKSEKLVVPDSVAADCFSDLVSILVSKRANMTIPELCSVTSSNLTGGSCPVQDVAGFEKAVNGSRLLDACRTVDPLKECCRPVCQGAIMEAALAISSGGSNNNVNALNDCKNVVFSYVSRKLPADKANAAFRILSSCKVNKACPLEFKEPTEVVKACRNAAAPSPSCCSSLNAYISGIRNQMLITNKQAIVCSTVIGSMLRKGGVMTDIYKLCDVDLKDFSVQAAYGMQQGCLLRSYPADLIFDNTTGYSFTCDLTDNIAAPWPSSASVSSLSLCAPEMSLPALPTSQQTHINHGFHDEAFGALRLIIILVSVVYGAVRHQNEI; encoded by the exons ATGGTGAAATTCGCAG GTTATTTGGTGCATGGCTTCTTGTTATTTATTATCTGGTTATCAAGCTTCCAAGAAGTAGCTTCTCAGTATAAATTTAATGACCACAGTAGCAAAACCACTACCTTTGAGTTAGCAAATCCACCTGGTACTGGAGTATCCGGTCCCATTCAAGTATCACCTTCCGTCATCCCCAAATACGAATCCCCTCCTCTACCCTGGACACCACCAATGTACCCTACTTTCCCTGATACATACCAACCGAAGCTAACCGGTAAATGCCCCGCAGACTTCCAAGCAATCTCAGCTGTTATAGATACAGCAGCCTCTGATTGCTCCCAGCCGTTTGCAGCACTTGTCGGAAACGTGATATGCTGTCCACAGTTCGTTAGTTTGCTTCATATCTTCCAAGGACAGCACAACTTGAAGAAGTCTGAAAAGTTGGTTGTACCTGATTCAGTTGCTGCAGATTGTTTTTCGGATCTTGTTAGTATCCTCGTCAGCAAAAGAGCCAACATGACAATACCTGAGCTTTGTTCTGTAACGTCTTCGAATCTCACTGGGGGTTCTTGTCCTGTGCAAGATGTGGCAGGGTTCGAGAAAGCTGTTAACGGTAGTAGATTACTTGACGCGTGTCGCACTGTTGACCCTCTTAAAGAGTGTTGCAGGCCGGTTTGCCAAGGTGCGATTATGGAAGCTGCGCTTGCTATCTCTTCAGGAGGATCAAACAACAACGTCAACGCCCTTAACGACTGCAAGAATGTGGTGTTTTCGTATGTCTCAAGGAAGCTTCCTGCTGACAAAGCAAACGCAGCGTTTAGAATATTATCGTCTTGCAAAGTCAACAAAG CTTGCCCTTTGGAGTTTAAGGAGCCAACGGAAGTGGTCAAGGCTTGCCGTAATGCGGCTGCTCCAAGCCCTTCTTGCTGTAGCTCGTTGAATGCGTATATTTCTGGGATACGTAACCAAATGCTGATAACGAACAAGCAGGCCATAGTCTGCTCAACAGTCATCGGTTCTATGCTACGGAAAGGTGGTGTCATGACAGATATCTATAAGCTTTGTGATGTCGATCTAAAAGATTTTAGTGTCCAAG CAGCATATGGAATGCAACAAGGTTGTCTTCTCAGAAGCTATCCTGCAGACTTGATATTTGACAACACAACAGGGTACAGTTTCACATGTGATCTGACGGATAATATTGCTGCGCCGTGGCCATCTTCAGCGTCAGTGTCTTCTTTGTCTCTCTGTGCTCCTg AGATGTCATTACCTGCCTTGCCAACATCGCAGCAGACCCATATAAATCACG GGTTTCACGATGAGGCGTTTGGAGCGTTGCGTCTCATTATTATTTTGGTCTCTGTGGTGTATGGTGCTGTGAGACATCAAAATGAGATTTAg